CTCAGGTTTCCTCTAAAAACCGACATGCTGGGGGAAAAAGAGATGCTGGGAGAGACAGGAAACTTCTTCCTTTTGACTTTCAAGCCATAAGGAATCGGTCTTCAGGCTACCAGGGCCCATACTCCTTACCTCACATGGAGAAGGACACtgactcacaaagggaagccaagAAAAGAGATGGCTAGAGACAGACAAAGTCCCAATGGCATAATTTGTTCCCTGGATCCATCTGTGCCTCAGGTTAACCTTAGACTCCTCAGTTACATGAATCACTAgtttccatatttttcttctcaaccTAGTTTGAGTTGAGGTTTTTATTGTTACCACCAAAGACAGCCTTACTCATATAGAGCTATCAGGAAAGCTTCTGGAGCAGATGTGTCTCAAGCTAAACCTTGGAAGATGAGAAGTGCAGTGGGCTGAATGTTTGCATCCCCTTGGAATTCATATGTTGGCATTCTAACTGCCCCTGTAACAGAATTAGAAAGTggggctttgggaggtgattaggttatgagagTGGAGTCCTTATAAACACAATTATGGCTGAGCtcagatggctcatgcctgtactcccagcactttgggaggccagggcagaaggatctcttgagtccaggaattcaagatcagcctgggcaatgtagcgagacccttctctacaaaaataattaaaaattagccagatttggtggctaatgtgcacctgtagtcctagctacttgggatgctgaagcagtaggatcatgtgagcccaggagtttgaggcgacagtgagctataatcataccactgcactccagtctggctgacagagtgagaccctatctattAAAAAAGACACAAGAAACATGATCTCCCTCCACCACATGAAGATACAGCAAGAAAGTGGCCTTATGTAAACCAAGAAGAGGACTCTCACcaagaacccaaccatgctggctcCCTGACCTCAGACTTTcaacctccagagctgtgagaaactAAGTTgttgctgtttaagccacccagcctatggTATTCCATTACAGAGGCCCAAAGTGATTAGGACGGAAACTTGTGTGTTCAATTTTTAGTCTGGTGACAGGGATGGACAACACAGAAAATGGAGGAGAATGAACGCGGACATGGAAGGTGGTATGTGGGATCTATCTGGTTGAAGCATAGGAGTGTAGAGAGAAGAAGTGGAGCACAAGGCCCAGAGTGAGACTAGGCCCAAATTACAGAGATTCTGAATAGCAGAGAGAGGAAGGCCCTCCATTTTCCTAAAGGCAGTGGAGATTCATAAAAGGTGTTTGAGCAGAATATGGCAATATAGAAATAGTCTCATGTGAGGATTACTCTGACCTTGAAGCCAGAGATCTTATGCAAATTAAACTACAGCTTCCAGGTGGTCATTCTCCCTGCATTTCTTTACATTGGTGTCTATACCCACAATTAGAATAAGCATCCTACGAAGGACCTTAAAAATCACTGGGTCCAACTCCTACTTTTACTAAAGAGAAAACTGAGGGCCAGAGAAGGGACATGACTTGTCTGAGATCACTAAGCAAGCCAATGGCAAAGCGTAGACTAGAATCCAGGTCCACATGTGCCTAGACTGTAAAAGAAATGTCAGAATCTTTTAGCAACTTTTCTCCTAGGTAAGTGGGAGGCCAAACacctgtatttattttctattgatgCAGAACAAATCAgcacaaactcagtggcttcaAATAGCACCCATCTACCAGCTCATGGCTCTATAGGTCAGAAGTCAGCACAGCATTGCTGTTCCCTGATCAGGTAATGACACAACTGAGATCAAGGTGTGGCCAGGCTGAGTTCTCAACTGAAGGCACTAGGGAGAAATCCACTTTCAAGCTCATTCTTGTTGTTGGtaaaattcatttccttgtggTTGTTGGACTGAGGTCTGTTTTCTCAAGGACTATTCTCAGCTTTTAGAGGCCACCCAAACTTCTTGCCACGTGGACTCCTCCATTTTCAAGCTAGAAATGGTGTATGGAATCATTCCCATACTTCAAGTTTCTAACTTTCTCTTCTGCAACCAGCTGGAGAAAACTCTGTGCTTTTAAAGGACCCATGAGATTAGGTCAGTCTCACCCAataatttccttgtttttaagCCAACTGTTTAGGgaccttaattatatctgcaaaatcccttcacaGCAGTACCAAGATTGGGGTTTGACAAAGAGGGGAAAGTGTGTGTGAACCAGGGTAATCTTGGGGATCATCTCAGAGTTCTGCCTCCCACAGCATCATACTGCCATCCCCCAGCATGGGCCACTAATTGGGGAGTCAGACAGCTTATGTCGTTGAAGTGGGATGTGCATTGGGTGATATATAACCACGCAAAAGACAAGACCATCACCTCAAATAAAGAACCAGAACTCAAGGCTCAAAGCAAGGGCCCCTTGGCCCAGGGCAGCTATCTGAGCTAAGCAGCCCACAGCTGTATCTGTCTGCATTGGGCATCTATGTTTGTTTAGGGGATTCTCCTCGTGATTGACAGTACTATCTGTGACCCACATAAGTGTGCCGGCAAGATTCAGCATGGTCACGTGCACTTCCTTAGTAACTCCTTCATTTGCGTTCCTGGATTTGTGACATCCTACCATTAGCTGGCCCGGCTCTTCCCCACCCCTCTCCTGCAACTAACTCATGGCCCTGAAAGAATCTGCACCATCCTCCACTCTCCTGGGCCAGCCTGTGCTGGTCACTGTGCAGCCTGGAAGACCCATCAGAGTGATGATGACCCATGCCCTCTGCTGAGTGACCACACTGCAGCAGCATGGAACCCAACGTCTCCCGGGTCACTGGCCTGGGTCATCTGGATTCAACCAATCCAGCCCAGCCAAGCACCCTTATGTCAGCCATGAGCCACGTGATCAGTATTCAATAAGTGTTCAGCACTTAACTTGTTTAATCAATTCCTTTACAGAGTCCCATGGGACTGACAGAAAAAAACTACCCAAATACAGAAATCCAGAGGGAAACAAAAGGAAGAACCCATTGTTACTCTAATTCCAGCCCCTGACTTCCCTCCTCCCTACAAGGAGAGCTTGCCCTTGGGAGAGGCCTGCTTCCCAATGCCCTGGGACAGTTCTGGAAGGTTGGCACCCCCAGCAGGCCCCCCTAGCAGGAGCCACTCAGTCTGGGAGAAGCAGcaactgccacactgtcttgtGCTCCAGCAGAGGGCTGACTCTGattctcccaggctccagcaggtCGGCTCAGCTCCGAgcagtttgttttttgaaagtcTCATAaatttccaagaaacttctcCAGACAACTGTCACGAGGCTGCACCTGccaaacaaacacaaacagagCTCTCCTCCACCAGATTAGTTACTTaattaagaagagaaagagacaaggcACATAATGTGGAGATAATTACCCATCTTGCCAAGTCTCCAAGTGTAGCGTGGCACACGCGAGCAAATTGCAGCACCGCCGCTAATGCATATTCATCCAAAGTTGtaactgctgtgaacattttccACACAGACAGCAATATGTTCAACCAACAATCTGAgctccttctcagattccagcaTCTTCCCACACCCTTACCCTGCCTTCCCAGgctccctctctgtctttctgtgaAGGAATTTGCTAAACAAAGCAAATAGCAAACCAGTTACAAGTGAATGTGACCAAAATCCATTCCAGGTGACGCTGTTGGGAACAATCAATTCTGGACCCAAAAAAATGAGGTGAGGTGTTCGAGTTTTTTCCCTAACCTGTTTACTCATTCAatttaatttcatgtaatttaatTACAAggatttattgagcatttactgtgttaGGCCCAGCGCCAATCAGTACTAAGACACAAAGATGAGTGCAATGAGGACTCATCCCAAGAGGCTCACAATCTGTGAATAGAGGAGCTCTCCTCCATGAGATAAGGTGGGTGGGTATTATTTTAATCCTCTttgacaaatgaagaaacaaggCCAAACAGTTAAGTAAACTGCCAAAACAACAGAGTAACTAAATAGGTGATTGGGCCCTGATCCTAGATTATCTGACTCCAGTTTCTATGTACAAGGCAGACAAGGGGAAATTCCACCTTGGAGACAGAGgagaacagaagaaagaacagagCCTGGAAAAGCACAGGAGATGTGGGCTCTGCCACCTTAGACAAATCACTGAACTGTGAAGGTTTTCAATTTTCTCATTAATAAGATGCAGATGGCGAGATCTAAGAAATAGAAGTGATGATAAGATTAAATAAAACCAGATTCTTAATACTACTACCTAGGACAGTGACTGGCACTTGGTAGATGCTTAGTAAATAGTTGTGTGCTTCCCTTGGCCAAAATAGAAGGGCACAATGGGCACAATGGGAGACCAGAGGAAGGAGAGATCTAGGATAATGGGTGAGGCTGGGGAACCTTAGGCAAGAAGTGTAATTTGAGTAGATCTTGATGTGGGAGTAAGACCAAAGCAGACAGAAATGGAAGCAAGGACATTTTAGGTGCTGACAATAGCATGAAGGAGAGACACACAGTCAGGAGAAAGCAGCAATGCTGTGGCCAGAACCTGGACTTCTGAGGGTGAAAAGGGAGATCAGGCTGGAAGAGTAGACTGGGGTCAGGTGGTGTGCTGTCCTGATTAGAAAAACAATCCAGGACACTTGAAATATAGTTCGGAAAAGTAGAGCTAAGGTCACCCCATTAACAAGCACACAGTCAGGCctttagagaagaaagaacatgAGGAATCCCATACACATGGAGACAAAGGAATGGTTTGATTACTTCTAGACCATGCTCAAGTGGTGGGGAAATTGACAACGTTGTCAACTTGGTTTGAAAACACACTTGGCCATCTTTCTCAGATGGCCTACTCCTCTCTGTGTAGCCTTCCTTGCCCTGGGTCAGCCAAGAGAGCCAATGGGAGACCATGCTAAATTTCTTTAGAAAGATGAATACATTGGCTCACTCTGAAGAAACTCAGAATCGCCTTTCCCATCTAAAGCTAGGCCCTGAGGACATCCAAGGATAGTTAGGAAAAAACTACCATTACCACTGACTTTCTTGATCGAATCCTAAGCAATCAGGGCATTTCTATTTCTGCTTCATCTAGCAGGAGTAACAAATACATTCAACTAAGATGTCAACTCTAATTGATTGGATCTACCTGGAGCACAGAGTAGTGAACACCGTGAGGACACTTCTGGTTCAGAGAGAACATGCACCACTATTGTTTAGCAGTGCCTGTCAAGGGCATGGAATGGAGTGGCTACATAGCTATTTGCCATCCTTGGCAATCATTCCTTGGTCTCTGGTTACTTTAAGCCTACATCGAGTCttggtgtttttttccccccatttctaAAGGAGTGGAgatcagaaaaagaacaaaagaacaacagTAGCTACCCCATATGTTGAACTCTCATGGTGTTAGAATGAAGGGAAAGTAGCTTTGTTCTCAAATTGCCCTTTCATGGCTAAGAATGAGCATCAGCCTATTGTACTGGCTCTCAGCTTCCACAGTGCATCAGAATAGCCCAGCTTTCCGCGCTACCTACAGAGGGGTCCATACGGCATTGTTCTGGATTCCCGTCGTAACTTAAAGGGAAACTTTCACAATGTCCGGAGCCCTTGATGTCCTGCAAATGAAGGAGGAGGATGTCCTTAAGTTCCTTGCAGCAGGAACCCACTTAGATGGCACCAATCTTGACTTCCAGATGGAGCAGTACatctataaaaggaaaagtgatggCATCTACATCATAAATCTGAAGAGGACCTGGGAGAAGCTTCTGCTGGCGGCTCGTGCCATTGTTGCCATTGAAAACCCTGCTGATGTCAGTGTTATATCCTCCAGGAATACTGGCCAGAGGGCCGTGCTGAAGTTTGCTGCTGCCACTGAAGCCACTCCAATTGCTGGCCGCTTCACTCCTGGAACCTTCACTAACCAGATCCAGGCAGCCTTCCGGGAGCCACGGCTTCTTGTGGTTACTGACCCCAGGGCTGACCACCAGCCTCTCACGGAGGCATCTTATGTTAACCTACCTACCATTGCTCTGTGTAACACAGATTCTCCTCTGCGCTATGTGGACATTGCCATCCCATGCAACAACAAGGGAGCTCACTCAGTGGGTTTGATGTGGTGGATGCCAGCTCGGGAAGTTCTGTGCATGCGTGGCACCATTTCCCGTGAACACCCATGGGAGGTCATGCCTGATCCGTACTTCTACAGAGATCCTGAAGagattgaaaaagaagagcaggcTGCTGCTGAAAAGGCAGTGACCAAGGAGGAATTTCAGGGTGAATTGACTTCTCCAGCTCCTGAGTTCACTGCTACTCAGCCTGAGGTTGCAGACTGGTCTGAAGGTGTGCAGGTGCCCTCTGTGCCTATTCAGCAGTTCCCTACTGAAGACTGGAGTGCTCAGCCTGCCACGGAAgactggtctgcagctcccactgCTCAGGCCACTGAATGGGTAGGAGCAACCACTGAATGGTCTTAAGCTGTTCTTGCACGGGCTCTTAAGCAACATGGAAAAATGGTtgatagaaaataaacatcagtttctaaaaaaaaaaaaaaaaaaaagaatagcccaGGGAGCTTTTGACTTGGTTAACCCACAGATAACTGGTTTCAGTTGATCTGTGGCAAGGATAGGCATCGGTATTATTTTGGCATgcgttttggttttctgtttgtttgtttgtttgttttagacagagtttcgctcttgtcacccaggctggaatgtaatggcgcaatcttggctcactgcaacctctgcctcccaggttcaagcgattctcctgcctcagcttcccaagtagtggaattacaggcacctgccaccatgcccggttaatttttgtatttttagtagggacagggtctcaccatgttgacctcgaactcctggtctcgaactcctgacctcaggtaatctgcccaccttggccacccaaagtgctgggattacaggcgtgagccactgcgcccagcctcatcagtgttttttaaaactttctaggtGGCTCTGATGCGCAACCAAGGTTGAGGGTCTTTGTGCCTACTGTAAGCTCAACTGACGAAGCAACATCCAACATCCAGTTCATGACTTAGGTCCCACCATGAGGTTCCTGTTCCTCATTTGAAGGAAAGGCCATCAGAAGGTTCTAGCCTTTGCCCTGTGTGTGCATAAAGCTCAGCTGATGATAGATATAAGGTGATGGGAACTGTGAGAGGGAGAGTGTATTCTGCTGGTATGGTCAGGGAAGGCCCCACAGAGTCAGGCCTGAGCTGGGCCTTAGGAAGATGGGCAGAATTTGGACAGACCGACTGACTTGCAGGGAAGGCAGGGGATCATGAGACGTGGGCAGAGACTGGAGGCTGGTGGGAACAGAGGCCCTagacaggagtggtgagagagaacatGAGGGACCAAACCCACGTGGCCACagagaactttctgagaaacgagGTCATGAACCTGGGGCCAGCTCCTGCTAGGGGTGAGCTCTCCCTAGACTTACCTGCCTGCCAAGTCCTCCTTCTGGGGGCCCCACATCTAGCTAGCTTCTAGCCCCAGGTACCCAATTGTCCTTCTGATCACACTCTCTCTATAAATTTCATTCCAAAAATAAACTCCAAAAATAAAGTGAGACTTGACCTGACCTGCCCTTAAGAGTTCACTaaggcctccctccctcccgacAGAACACTGGGCTTCCTTAGGCAGTGTCTCCCCTGCCTGAGCCCCAGGGCCCCTCCCTGTCAGTGTGTGTGCCTGAGACTGTCAAGAGCCTGTTGTTTCAACTTGAGACCTGTCCACATTGTTTCTCTTGTCCACCCCTGTCTTCCGCCTGTTCACAGGGACTTCTATATTAGTCATCTGTTGTCAGAGAAATGCTCGGCTTCCCCCAAGGTGTAAATCCTGAGGGATTCAAATGGGGAAGAGGGGGAAACGATTTACTAGGCTGGCTTGGTCCATATATTCTCCAACACGTGGATGGCAAATGCTGGAGTGGGATCTCGCAAGGTGGGGTCCTCCTACTCCTAGCATTCGCATTACCAGAAAGGCTTGTTAAATGCAGACTCCTGGACCCCTACTCTGACTTCCTTAATAGAGGGTGGGCCTTAGGATAACCTGCTGATAACCTGGTAAAACGGGCATCTGGaggtcaggaaaaaaaatcatctcaggCATTGTTGGTATACAGAATATGGTTCTAGAGGGCTGTGGCATTTTCTCTGACTTGACCATGTCTGAGTGTTTTTAACAGTGTGTCTTCCTCACTTGCCATCcatagggatgtgtgtgtgtatgacacaGAGCTAGAGAAGCAGAGACACAAAgagtaaataaatacagaaaccCAGACTTGTGCTTTGGAATGTTTTCTCTGGGCCCCAGTAAGCTACCTCCTATTCCCTTGCAAATCACTTGGAGCTCTCATGGTGAAAAGGGTGTTTCAAAGTTGTTAAAGACAAATCGGTATTTAATTAAATCTCCATTCCTGATAGAAAGAATAGTAGCGGTCAGAATCATTTTGTGCCAAGATCACTCACTCACAGCTCTGCCTGTTCCCCGGGGAACCACAGAACCATTCCCCACTGTTAAGTGGACCAAAGACTGTCTCTCTTTCTGCTTAGGTATCTGTTAATCATTGACACTCAGTTAGCCCTGTAACATATTAGAAAGTGCTTTGTAGAAAGTGCTTAGAAAGTCCTATTCAAATATGAGGGATAATTATTACACGGACCTGTTCTCTCCACTGAGAGCGTCTACTCCAGGTCGTGTGCTCTGCCACACATCACTTTGTGTAATTACTGGTGGAGGTCCTGGATTctcatccctgttttacagaacCAAGGAGACAGAGGtgtaaatgacttgcccagggtcacacagacAGTGAGAGGCGGGGTTCTGTGTGCTTCTAGAGAAACCCTCTTTCTACTTTGCATTCTTCAGTGccgtgttttctttctttcaccgAAGCCAGGATTCTCTCCACTGGTTAGTGACATCCCGCCTGACCTTCATTGTGTCCAAAGAGGCAGTGACATTTTCAAAGCaactcattttaatttcttctgatTAAAAATGCCTGCTGGCATATATGCTATGGAGACCATTAGGAGGTAAAAAGCAATGGCGTGAAAAGCAGCAAACCAATCACAGATGGCTGTCAGGTCACTCGACCTGGGGACATAGGTACGCATGCCCCATGTTACAGGGATTGTGAGCCTGCCTCCTTCCGTGTGTTAGCTGGATGTCCACTGTACGAGGGTCCtctggggcaggaggaagagatggaAGACACAGCCTGCCACCCAGGAACTTGTATTTGAATAGCTTCCATTTGTGCAGAATGTGCACTCAGCCCTTAGGCCTTCTTTTACAAGGTGGTTAGTGAAGAAGGCTTACGGGTTTAAAAGGGGAGCATTATTGGGAAGGGGGTGGTGGCATCTTAGTGATAACGCTGGTGGTGTAGAAGAGCAAAGCTGGATGGTCCTGGAGGCTCATGCCCGAGATGGCACCCAGCAGGTAGATTTGGCTCCAGGATCAACAGGCAGACTCCAGGCTCTGCACATTGGAGCCAACCACTTTGCAATAAGACCTCTTCATCACCAGGAAGCCCCcaggtggggcccaggaatctgcatttaacaAGCCTCTCCAAGAATGCCAATGCTAGGGGTAGGAGGACCTCACCTTGTGAGACCCCACTCCAGCCTTTGTCATCCAGGTATTGGCGAAGTACTAGTGATCTACAATGACTACGCCACCTCTGTAGGCTCTGTAGTCAGGGCTTATTGACTAGATGTTCCCTGGCCCCTTTCCCATAAGGAGGTAAAGCATCACAAAGGCAGGAGTCTTTCAAGGGCACATCCAGTGTGGTGAGCATGGCCTAAATAGGCACTCTGAGAGATCATTCAAGCTCCAGGGTTGGGTGTGCTCCGCTATGTCTCTGCTTAGAGGTTGTACTCTGGGACACCTTACTGTATACATAAGCATGCTTCCTTTGCAGGGCAAACATGAtggtaattgtatttttgtaaagtgGAGTGAGCaaacaatatgcaaaaatcatgagactctgtctttgcCTGGGGGCTGGTTCCAATGGCTGGGTTGACTATATGGGAAAAGCTTTAGAAAAGGTTTCCTGGTTGGGCCCAGCCAACTGCCAGGGACACAGCAGGGGAGCGAAAGGCCTTGTTTCTCTCATGGGAGTCCTAAAGGGCACCTGGAAACATTGGGACACTGTGGTGACACTTCTGACCGGGAGAACACCCTGGCCTTGCTGAGGGCTCTGGATGGATGAGGAGGAAATCCGGGTCCAGCCATGGTGATGGGCGGTTCCCTTCTCCATATGTCAGAAACAGACCCTGATCCCCTGCTCAAACAGAGCTGTGTCTGGGACTTGTGCCTGGTTCTTTAATTGGCAGCATCTCTGTTAGTCCTCACAATGACACAGTGAGGTCAGTGTTTTGAACACTGTTTGATCAAAACATTGGCAGTATTATTATTCTTAtgagttattattattgtgtATTTGGGGGGTTTTGAATGACTTGCCCTAAGTCACATAGCTGGTAACAGCAAAGTT
The window above is part of the Macaca fascicularis isolate 582-1 chromosome 7, T2T-MFA8v1.1 genome. Proteins encoded here:
- the LOC102141485 gene encoding small ribosomal subunit protein uS2-like, giving the protein MSGALDVLQMKEEDVLKFLAAGTHLDGTNLDFQMEQYIYKRKSDGIYIINLKRTWEKLLLAARAIVAIENPADVSVISSRNTGQRAVLKFAAATEATPIAGRFTPGTFTNQIQAAFREPRLLVVTDPRADHQPLTEASYVNLPTIALCNTDSPLRYVDIAIPCNNKGAHSVGLMWWMPAREVLCMRGTISREHPWEVMPDPYFYRDPEEIEKEEQAAAEKAVTKEEFQGELTSPAPEFTATQPEVADWSEGVQVPSVPIQQFPTEDWSAQPATEDWSAAPTAQATEWVGATTEWS